A window of Actinomycetota bacterium contains these coding sequences:
- a CDS encoding cupin domain-containing protein produces the protein MPKIGKSGASQHFEAEGFEGHYQDLDGYTIGFETYTADADMAPLFKGLPDDRCQCPHWGYVIKGKLVYHYASGDDVITTGEGYFAKPGHTPEIFAGTEIVEFSPTDELAETLEVVTKNMEAMG, from the coding sequence ATGCCAAAGATCGGAAAGTCAGGTGCTTCTCAGCATTTCGAGGCTGAAGGATTCGAAGGTCACTACCAGGATCTCGACGGCTACACGATCGGCTTCGAGACGTACACCGCCGATGCGGACATGGCGCCGTTGTTCAAGGGCTTGCCTGATGATCGGTGCCAATGCCCGCACTGGGGATACGTGATCAAAGGCAAGCTCGTCTATCACTACGCTTCCGGAGACGACGTGATCACAACCGGCGAAGGCTACTTCGCCAAGCCCGGACACACGCCCGAGATCTTCGCCGGCACCGAGATCGTCGAGTTCAGCCCAACCGATGAACTGGCCGAGACACTCGAGGTCGTCACCAAGAACATGGAGGCGATGGGCTAG